In a single window of the Synechococcus sp. MW101C3 genome:
- a CDS encoding SLBB domain-containing protein, whose product MQTAFTIFFVDVADTIGCMDPFFITEPMFPQACRLRSFGAVLAAACLVSLAIPSAQAQLPLGQVESRGSKVQGSLLQEDVYILGPGDGLQLRFLAAKDLSGSLDILSDGTAALPLLGNVVLSGLTLSQASEWLQLLYRGQLLRPDLQLSLVRPRPLRVAVVGEVERPGLYTLTTSETSATQAGVAISGVSTLVDAVQKAGGVTGLANLRQVTLQRRIPGTPHRFKRARVDLLALVQDGDQLQNPVLFDGDTIRVERAVEEVAELTELAATTLSPRTITVNVIGEVKAPGRIQVPASTPMMQAVLAAGGVAPWRARTSKLDLVRINRNGTATRRSYAFDLNQGASTLRNPPLREGDTVIVNRSRYAITADAVEAVSRPLTGLVNVLALIRILDNNN is encoded by the coding sequence ATGCAGACAGCATTTACCATTTTCTTCGTTGACGTTGCCGATACCATTGGCTGCATGGATCCATTCTTTATCACGGAGCCAATGTTCCCGCAGGCCTGCAGGTTGCGCAGTTTTGGCGCCGTGCTGGCTGCGGCGTGTTTGGTGAGCCTTGCTATCCCCTCTGCTCAGGCACAGCTCCCGCTCGGCCAAGTGGAGTCCAGGGGTTCAAAGGTGCAGGGTTCCTTGTTGCAGGAAGATGTCTACATCCTGGGGCCGGGTGATGGCCTGCAGCTTAGGTTTCTTGCCGCCAAGGATCTTTCTGGTTCCCTTGACATCCTCAGCGACGGTACCGCTGCTCTCCCCCTGCTTGGAAACGTGGTGCTTTCGGGACTGACCCTTTCCCAGGCTTCAGAGTGGCTCCAGCTTCTCTACAGAGGGCAGTTGTTGAGGCCTGACCTCCAGCTCAGTCTGGTGCGCCCACGACCGCTGAGGGTCGCGGTAGTCGGTGAGGTGGAACGGCCGGGTCTTTACACCCTCACAACATCGGAAACATCGGCAACCCAGGCTGGGGTTGCGATCTCAGGTGTGTCCACACTCGTGGATGCGGTTCAGAAAGCCGGTGGAGTTACCGGATTGGCCAACCTTCGCCAAGTGACCCTCCAGCGCCGCATTCCCGGCACACCACACCGATTCAAACGGGCCAGGGTTGATCTCCTTGCGCTGGTTCAAGACGGCGATCAGCTCCAGAATCCCGTCCTGTTTGACGGTGACACCATCCGGGTAGAGCGCGCCGTGGAGGAAGTGGCTGAGCTCACAGAGCTGGCTGCCACTACCCTCTCTCCTCGGACCATCACGGTGAATGTGATTGGGGAGGTCAAGGCTCCTGGCCGCATTCAGGTCCCTGCCAGTACGCCGATGATGCAGGCAGTGCTCGCTGCCGGCGGCGTGGCTCCATGGCGTGCAAGAACTTCCAAACTTGATTTAGTACGGATCAACCGCAACGGCACCGCAACGCGCAGGAGCTACGCCTTCGATCTAAACCAAGGAGCATCCACGCTCAGAAACCCACCACTGCGGGAAGGTGACACTGTGATCGTTAACCGCAGCCGTTATGCCATTACTGCAGATGCAGTTGAAGCGGTGAGTCGTCCCTTGACCGGCTTGGTCAATGTGTTGGCGCTGATCCGCATTCTTGACAATAACAATTAG